One window of the Ignavibacteria bacterium genome contains the following:
- a CDS encoding T9SS type A sorting domain-containing protein has translation MLGGGIKHFLIAILIFSLYKISFSQELVTEGALFVGTFGVGVNEQITYTITSQKTTWEKQSTSYFPITSNSNLISSSLITTGISDTSDPSKWDCWFSHSIPPGENTPEIAFGLYKVTTSKSPYSKSPYVYFYYDTRDNHYGDQNPDVFIKFVFGTPNRLFYSPNASDWTEYSSGDTLNVWEIKNYNNSPLTIYFEPPSPYNLEISFEPGTQHPILTWSSDEFNTGFPIKRKSGDGDWVDRCTSLTNTFIDNEITWPGGNQTQQISYKVRGLNGTILSAAYSNIESILIDPELQKKAVGGSPVVFTLNQNYPNPFGEATHSGNPTTFISYYLPIEGFVTINLYDFLGRKIKTLVNEFKLQGKYQIEFEASNLTSGVYFYKINVGDFYDIKKMIVIR, from the coding sequence ATTTTGGGAGGCGGTATTAAACACTTTTTAATTGCAATTCTAATTTTTTCTTTGTACAAGATTTCTTTCTCACAAGAGCTAGTTACCGAAGGAGCTCTTTTTGTTGGAACTTTTGGAGTAGGCGTAAATGAGCAGATAACTTATACAATAACGAGTCAAAAGACCACCTGGGAAAAACAGAGTACAAGCTATTTCCCAATAACCAGTAATTCTAATTTAATATCTAGTAGTTTAATTACGACAGGTATTAGCGATACAAGTGATCCTTCTAAGTGGGATTGTTGGTTTTCACATTCAATACCACCAGGTGAAAACACACCGGAAATAGCATTTGGACTCTATAAGGTGACCACTAGTAAAAGTCCGTATAGTAAAAGTCCGTATGTGTATTTTTATTATGATACTCGTGATAATCATTATGGAGATCAAAATCCAGATGTTTTTATAAAATTTGTATTTGGGACACCAAATAGGTTGTTTTATAGTCCTAACGCATCCGATTGGACAGAATATTCATCAGGGGATACACTAAACGTGTGGGAAATTAAGAACTATAATAATTCCCCTCTGACAATTTATTTCGAACCTCCCTCTCCATATAACTTAGAGATATCTTTCGAACCCGGAACACAGCATCCAATACTTACATGGTCATCAGATGAATTTAACACGGGCTTTCCAATTAAAAGAAAATCAGGGGATGGTGATTGGGTAGATAGATGCACCTCGCTTACAAATACTTTTATTGATAATGAGATAACTTGGCCAGGGGGTAATCAAACACAACAAATAAGTTATAAAGTACGTGGATTGAACGGTACAATTTTATCTGCAGCGTATTCAAATATTGAATCTATTTTGATCGATCCAGAATTACAGAAAAAAGCTGTCGGAGGTTCACCAGTAGTTTTTACTTTAAATCAAAATTATCCCAATCCATTTGGCGAAGCCACCCATTCGGGTAATCCAACAACATTCATCAGTTACTATTTGCCTATAGAAGGCTTTGTGACAATAAATCTATATGATTTTTTGGGAAGAAAGATAAAAACTTTAGTGAATGAGTTCAAATTACAAGGTAAATATCAAATTGAATTTGAAGCAAGTAATCTAACAAGTGGAGTTTACTTTTATAAAATTAATGTTGGTGATTTTTATGATATTAAAAAGATGATAGTTATTAGGTAA
- a CDS encoding T9SS type A sorting domain-containing protein, producing the protein MPNNFINVITVDKDNNLWIGTDRGLVKFDGTTFTTFPDVTNPWSIISMKIDRFNNKWIGTFSHGLAIYNENGVTGVTSVDDESFSIHSYSLYQNYPNPFNPSTVISYELQKPSFVTLKVYDVLGREVQTLVNEFKQAGKHLVKFSAANNLSSGVYFYKLTAGKFSELKKMILLK; encoded by the coding sequence ATGCCAAATAATTTTATAAATGTTATTACTGTGGACAAAGATAATAACTTATGGATTGGAACGGATCGTGGTTTAGTTAAATTTGATGGAACTACTTTCACGACATTTCCGGATGTTACTAACCCTTGGAGCATAATATCAATGAAGATTGATAGATTTAATAATAAGTGGATAGGGACGTTTTCACATGGTCTTGCTATATATAATGAAAATGGAGTTACTGGAGTTACATCAGTTGACGATGAATCGTTCTCAATTCACTCATATTCTCTGTATCAAAACTATCCGAATCCGTTTAATCCATCTACTGTTATAAGCTATGAATTACAAAAGCCGAGCTTTGTAACTCTAAAAGTTTATGATGTTCTAGGAAGAGAAGTTCAAACCTTAGTGAATGAGTTTAAACAAGCAGGAAAACATTTAGTTAAATTTTCTGCTGCAAATAACCTATCAAGTGGAGTGTATTTTTATAAACTGACAGCCGGAAAATTTTCCGAGCTGAAGAAGATGATACTGCTGAAATAA